Proteins co-encoded in one Papaver somniferum cultivar HN1 chromosome 5, ASM357369v1, whole genome shotgun sequence genomic window:
- the LOC113283366 gene encoding adenylate kinase, chloroplastic-like yields the protein MAYSLNMSVVSVPKPTTTQTYSSNSTTKSITNFSSTLSSSSNISRVSLSSDLNRRSSVSVLRNKSSSSAVSIMAAAKSKPEPLRIMISGAPASGKGTQCELITKKYGLVHIAAGDLLRAEVAAGSENGKRAKECMEKGQLVPDEIVVMMVKERLFRPDSQENGWLLDGYPRSLSQAMALEDFGIRPDLFILLDVPEEILVERVVGRRLDPVTGKIYHLKYAPPETDEIAARLTQRFDDTEEKVKLRLGTHHQNVEAVLAAYEDITIKVKGDGPKEEVFAKIDSALSELEQKRISPVSTNV from the exons ATGGCGTATTCGTTGAATATGTCAGTCGTATCAGTTCCTAAGCCAACTACAACTCAAACTTATTCTTCAAATTCTACTACTAAATCAATCACTAATTTCAGTTCAACATTATCGTCTTCTTCAAATATTTCTAGGGTTTCTCTTTCTTCTGACTTAAATCGCCGTTCTTCTGTCTCTGTGTTGCGGAATAAATCTTCATCATCGGCCGTTTCG ATTATGGCAGCTGCAAAATCGAAGCCAGAGCCTCTTAGGATTATGATATCTGGCGCTCCTGCATCAGGAAAAGGAACTCAATGTGAGCTTATCACCAAGAAA TATGGATTGGTGCATATTGCTGCTGGAGATTTATTAAGGGCTGAAGTTGCAGCCGGAAGTGAAAATGGAAAGCGAGCCAAAGAATGTATGGAGAAAGGACAGCTGGTCCCTGATGAGATAGTTGTTATG ATGGTTAAGGAACGACTATTTCGACCAGATTCACAAGAAAATGGCTGGCTTTTGGACGGATATCCCAGGAGTTTGTCTCAAGCAATGGCACTTGAGGACTTCGGAATTCGGCCAGACCTTTTCATTCTTCTAGAC GTTCCTGAGGAGATTTTGGTCGAAAGAGTGGTTGGTCGAAGACTTGATCCAGTTACAGGAAAGATATACCACTTAAAGTACGCTCCTCCTGAAACTGATGAAATTGCTGCTAGGCTTACTCAACGCTTTGATGATACAGAAGAAAAA GTAAAATTGCGCTTGGGCACTCATCATCAGAACGTGGAAGCTGTACTTGCGGCATATGAAGATATAACAATCAAG GTCAAGGGAGATGGTCCCAAAGAGGAGGTTTTTGCCAAGATAGACAGCGCACTGTCAGAACTTGAGCAAAAGAGAATTAGTCCTGTGTCAACAAATGTATGA
- the LOC113283367 gene encoding proteasome subunit alpha type-4 → MSRRYDSRTTIFSPEGRLYQVEYAMEAIGNAGSAIGVLSKDGVVLIGEKKVTSKLLQTSKTTEKMYKIDDHVACAVAGIMSDANILINTARVAAQRYTFSYQEPMPVEQLVQSLCDTKQGYTQFGGLRPFGVSFLFAGWDKNYGFQLYASDPSGNYSGWKAAAIGANNQAAQSMLKQDYKDEITREEAVELALKVLSKTMDSTSLTSEKLELAEVFLSPTGEVKYQVRSSESLSELLIKAGVTQPAAESS, encoded by the coding sequence ATGTCTCGGAGATATGATAGTCGTACAACAATCTTCTCTCCAGAAGGCAGACTCTACCAAGTAGAGTACGCCATGGAGGCGATTGGGAATGCAGGGTCTGCCATCGGTGTATTGTCCAAGGATGGTGTGGTGCTAATTGGTGAAAAGAAGGTGACTTCCAAGCTCCTTCAAACCTCGAAAACCACTGAAAAAATGTACAAGATTGATGACCACGTAGCCTGTGCCGTGGCAGGAATTATGTCTGATGCCAATATCCTAATCAACACCGCCAGGGTAGCTGCCCAACGTTACACTTTCTCATACCAAGAGCCGATGCCTGTTGAGCAACTAGTCCAGTCTCTATGTGATACCAAGCAAGGATACACACAATTTGGTGGGCTCCGTCCTTTTGGTGTCTCATTTCTTTTTGCAGGTTGGGATAAAAATTATGGTTTCCAGCTCTATGCCAGTGATCCAAGTGGTAACTACAGTGGGTGGAAAGCTGCAGCAATAGGTGCAAACAATCAAGCTGCACAGTCGATGCTTAAGCAGGATTACAAAGATGAGATCACTAGAGAAGAAGCTGTTGAACTTGCCTTGAAGGTTCTAAGTAAGACCATGGACAGCACTAGCCTTACTTCAGAAAAGCTTGAACTGGCCGAGGTGTTCCTCTCTCCTACTGGAGAAGTAAAGTACCAAGTCCGTTCCTCTGAATCGCTCAGTGAGTTGTTGATCAAGGCTGGAGTTACTCAACCAGCAGCAGAGTCTTCTTAA